In the genome of Terribacillus sp. FSL K6-0262, one region contains:
- a CDS encoding DUF948 domain-containing protein, with the protein MEILGYIAALIAAIAFAVLVIYLAKTLKAASRTLNDVASTLEGVEKQMQGITSETAELLSKTNHLAEDIGEKAQKLNTLVDGIEGIGDTVQSLNNSIRNVSNKVALSAEQHTEQTGQVLKWGSVILDLWKKKKQNEANEGASVPAVQPTEQPLPVKETSN; encoded by the coding sequence ATGGAAATTCTAGGGTACATCGCTGCATTGATTGCAGCCATCGCATTCGCAGTCTTAGTAATCTATCTCGCCAAAACCTTGAAAGCTGCTTCACGCACATTGAATGATGTTGCAAGCACATTGGAAGGCGTTGAAAAACAGATGCAAGGCATCACGAGCGAAACCGCTGAACTGCTTAGCAAGACAAATCATCTTGCAGAGGACATCGGAGAAAAAGCGCAGAAGCTAAATACGCTTGTCGACGGTATCGAAGGAATTGGCGATACAGTCCAGAGCCTGAACAACTCCATCCGCAATGTCTCCAATAAAGTGGCACTTTCTGCGGAACAGCACACGGAACAAACTGGCCAAGTGCTGAAGTGGGGCTCGGTTATACTTGACTTATGGAAAAAAAAGAAGCAGAATGAAGCCAATGAGGGTGCCTCTGTACCTGCAGTGCAGCCGACAGAGCAGCCGCTACCAGTAAAAGAAACATCCAATTAA
- a CDS encoding DUF1444 domain-containing protein, producing the protein MKMTALKMKRKLEDRLQDPAWRTSYDRDKSKFRVEWQDTKEGVTLALPNIIAKYETRGEKALDELEQHVKEALRVMHEEQHLEGNEQHVFPVIRATSFPSKTKSGLKMVYSEHTAETRIYYALDLGKSYRLIDEQMMEEQGWTIERLREIAAFNARSLSTELKEDRVAGNSFYFIATQDGYDASRILNESLLEGFRANAKGDVLVAVPHQDVLILADIENKTGYDILAQVTMKYFAEGRVPITSLPFIYEEKKLEPVFIMARNRPESAKGEEK; encoded by the coding sequence ATGAAAATGACGGCTTTGAAAATGAAACGAAAACTGGAGGATCGTCTGCAGGATCCAGCTTGGCGCACATCCTACGATCGGGATAAAAGTAAATTCCGAGTGGAATGGCAGGATACGAAGGAAGGCGTGACGCTCGCTCTCCCCAATATAATTGCCAAGTACGAGACGCGAGGCGAAAAAGCACTTGATGAGCTCGAACAGCATGTAAAAGAGGCTCTGCGTGTCATGCATGAAGAGCAGCATCTGGAGGGAAATGAACAGCATGTCTTTCCGGTGATACGGGCAACGTCTTTTCCTTCCAAGACAAAATCGGGCCTGAAGATGGTATATTCGGAACATACGGCAGAAACAAGGATCTACTATGCATTGGATCTTGGCAAGTCGTACAGGCTCATCGACGAACAAATGATGGAAGAGCAGGGATGGACAATCGAACGTCTTCGGGAAATTGCTGCGTTCAATGCGAGAAGTCTCTCCACGGAGCTCAAGGAAGACAGGGTGGCAGGAAACTCCTTTTATTTCATTGCAACACAGGATGGATACGATGCCAGCCGTATACTGAATGAGTCGCTGCTGGAAGGATTCCGTGCCAATGCAAAAGGAGATGTGCTTGTTGCTGTCCCTCACCAGGATGTCCTGATTCTGGCGGATATTGAAAATAAGACTGGTTATGATATATTAGCTCAAGTAACCATGAAATATTTCGCAGAAGGCCGTGTACCAATCACATCTTTGCCATTCATCTATGAAGAAAAGAAATTGGAGCCAGTATTCATCATGGCGCGCAATAGACCGGAGTCTGCCAAGGGAGAGGAAAAGTAA
- the ytxJ gene encoding bacillithiol system redox-active protein YtxJ: MEAKVIQSQEEFQDVLNKEAAFYLLKHSLTCPISASAKQEYDRYSLDTQLPVYTLYVQEARELSNMIAERYDVKHESPQALLFENNRVIWHASHHDITQAALQEQEARFNQ, from the coding sequence GTGGAAGCAAAAGTCATTCAAAGTCAGGAAGAATTTCAGGATGTATTGAATAAGGAGGCTGCATTCTACCTGCTCAAGCATAGTTTGACATGTCCGATCAGCGCCAGCGCGAAGCAGGAGTATGACCGTTACAGCCTTGATACACAGCTGCCTGTGTATACATTGTATGTACAGGAAGCAAGGGAGCTTTCCAATATGATTGCCGAACGTTATGACGTGAAGCATGAGTCGCCTCAGGCCTTGCTGTTTGAGAATAATCGGGTAATCTGGCATGCATCCCATCACGATATCACACAAGCCGCTTTGCAGGAGCAAGAGGCTCGATTCAATCAATAA
- the pilM gene encoding pilus assembly protein PilM yields MKERIFALDIGTRSVVGMLLEADAGVYTLIDYEMVEHDERSMLDGQIHDVVAVAQVISEVKHKLEEKHGSLYKVCVAAAGRSLQTKRVQIRHSISERGVLDKEQVQHLELSAVQQAQYEIAHSKDKSTDYYCVGYSVLHYQLDEQDIGSLIDQQGDEACVEIIATFLPKVVVESLLSALKRSNLEMDALTLEPIAAINVLIPPSMRRLNVALVDIGAGTSDIAITNEGTITAYGMVPKAGDEITEALSDHYLLDFHVAEAAKRDWSEKGTITTMDILGFEQQMSGDQVEQDIGHAIDQLAEAIAASIIQLNAVAPKAVMLVGGGSQTPGLAGRLARMLDLPENRVAIRGTEAIQSLKKTDNVPAGPAFITPIGIALAAKQNPVHYVSIQVNGRVIRLFDMKKLTVGDALLAAGIQIARLYGKPGAACMITFQGKPLTLPGTIGKAPKITRNHQPASLDSPIHDGDKLEVEAGEDGLPAQVTVHDITEDLEPMTIFHNGKPYQMKQQVLVNGQPVHPAYRLEDRDEVLLKRDTTIEYFLHEHKLPLPALPEAGEYDVYINDKLLSIEAFSQVFTINDIPARLRDQVTDGDSIRIQERKVPTAAELLPHLQTGSQTSMTVEFNGSTIKLTPPAAQLYDKDRPVEPDEPIPSGTRLQMRAAADQFIIQDIFRFVDIDLSKVSDNFQIYKNGSIAAFHDVLSPHDKIELTM; encoded by the coding sequence TTGAAGGAAAGAATTTTTGCTTTGGATATCGGAACAAGATCTGTTGTCGGCATGCTGCTGGAAGCAGATGCTGGTGTTTATACCTTGATAGATTATGAAATGGTGGAGCACGATGAACGTTCGATGCTTGACGGTCAGATCCATGATGTCGTAGCAGTGGCACAAGTCATTTCGGAAGTGAAGCACAAATTGGAGGAAAAACACGGTTCATTGTATAAAGTATGTGTCGCAGCCGCCGGACGTTCGCTGCAGACGAAGCGTGTCCAGATTCGCCATTCCATCTCCGAACGCGGAGTATTGGACAAGGAGCAGGTACAGCACTTGGAGCTCAGCGCTGTCCAGCAAGCCCAGTATGAAATTGCTCATTCAAAAGATAAGAGTACGGATTATTATTGCGTCGGCTACTCTGTCTTGCATTATCAGCTTGACGAGCAGGACATCGGCTCTTTGATCGATCAGCAAGGTGATGAGGCGTGCGTGGAGATCATCGCCACCTTCCTGCCGAAGGTTGTCGTCGAATCACTGCTGTCAGCATTGAAGCGAAGCAATTTGGAAATGGATGCTTTGACATTGGAACCAATTGCCGCTATCAACGTCCTCATACCGCCTTCCATGCGCCGTTTGAATGTAGCATTGGTCGATATCGGCGCAGGCACGAGTGATATCGCCATTACGAACGAGGGGACCATCACGGCATATGGAATGGTCCCAAAAGCAGGAGATGAAATCACAGAAGCCTTGAGTGACCATTATTTGCTTGATTTTCACGTGGCCGAAGCTGCCAAACGGGACTGGTCCGAAAAAGGTACAATCACAACGATGGACATCCTCGGTTTCGAGCAGCAGATGAGTGGCGATCAGGTTGAACAGGACATCGGGCATGCGATCGACCAGCTGGCAGAAGCAATCGCAGCTAGCATCATCCAGCTGAATGCAGTCGCTCCGAAAGCTGTCATGCTCGTAGGCGGCGGAAGCCAGACACCTGGATTGGCCGGCCGCTTGGCAAGGATGCTCGATCTGCCTGAAAATAGAGTAGCCATCCGCGGCACAGAAGCAATCCAGTCTCTGAAAAAAACGGATAATGTACCTGCAGGACCTGCTTTCATCACACCGATCGGCATTGCATTGGCAGCTAAACAAAATCCAGTCCATTATGTCAGCATCCAAGTAAATGGACGTGTCATACGTCTATTCGATATGAAGAAACTGACAGTGGGGGATGCATTGCTGGCTGCCGGCATTCAAATAGCCCGCCTATACGGAAAACCGGGAGCAGCCTGCATGATAACTTTCCAAGGAAAACCGCTCACCCTGCCGGGCACAATCGGAAAAGCACCGAAAATAACGCGGAATCATCAGCCCGCGAGCCTTGATTCTCCGATTCATGATGGTGATAAGCTGGAAGTGGAAGCCGGGGAAGATGGATTACCTGCACAGGTGACTGTACACGATATAACTGAAGATCTGGAGCCGATGACCATCTTCCATAACGGAAAGCCTTACCAGATGAAACAGCAGGTTCTAGTTAACGGACAGCCAGTTCATCCGGCATACCGCCTGGAAGACAGGGATGAAGTCCTTTTAAAGAGGGATACTACCATTGAATACTTTTTACATGAACATAAGCTGCCCCTGCCGGCATTGCCTGAGGCAGGAGAATATGATGTCTACATAAATGATAAGCTGCTGTCGATTGAAGCATTCAGCCAGGTGTTTACGATCAATGACATTCCAGCCCGGCTCCGGGATCAAGTAACCGACGGCGATAGTATTCGAATCCAGGAACGAAAAGTCCCGACTGCTGCTGAATTGCTTCCCCATTTACAAACCGGCAGCCAAACATCGATGACGGTTGAGTTCAACGGCAGTACCATTAAACTCACCCCTCCTGCGGCACAGCTTTATGACAAGGATAGGCCAGTCGAGCCCGATGAGCCCATCCCAAGCGGTACCAGACTGCAAATGCGGGCGGCAGCTGATCAGTTTATCATCCAGGATATTTTTCGCTTCGTTGATATTGATCTGTCAAAAGTCAGCGATAATTTTCAAATATACAAGAACGGTTCCATAGCAGCCTTCCATGATGTATTATCCCCTCACGATAAGATCGAGCTGACCATGTAA
- a CDS encoding DNA translocase FtsK: MWERLKQALSNFFMTEVVVEEEPELKTRNASEQKVQKQYQTNQQPQAKMAYTYPKERAFRFPMIPDESSGGTKPQASDVRPVRRNEQPQPPRQRRENQQTRSNQQPVKPKSSEGTTASYRPREPQRPRPEPKEDKKPFQPSEVPSPVYGFRKRKEEAANIVTLGSMQERADWKKIAATSSESTAVKGHSGDRTEDAVMKAAIQQQEADSAAAQESETSHSEPAGEMAAAARAGHTEPAEMLDRAEQLEEAVDAIEETVPGHEDKHHPLADGQDKMTTASSESEALPGMPSAEESHDVLQETASEHESDEEEQVQITAAASPESEAAAAEAPSLDIEREDGPEQSNVQNDGPVAEQAVIEGQSAGYAAEEANENPVDAPNRESADGVRKPVPFNVFMTPRDKRKNLEKVKQPAPKIMEETAEQVNEEQAEPSFTSPPMHLLNDPVEQTIENDAWVDQQIHLLETTLEHFNVNAHVVNAMQGPSVTRFEVQPDMGVKVSKIKSLTDDIKLNMAAKDIRMEAPIPGKNAIGIEVPNAVSKQVGLQEILETKDFQENSSPLSVALGLNISGKPIVTDLQKMPHGLIAGATGSGKSVCINTILLSLLYKANHKQVKFLLIDPKMVELAPYNDLPHLVSPVITDTKAATAALKWAVNEMEERYMKFVGEGVRDIGRYNEKLTKQGRYADRLPYLVIVIDELADLMMVSPQDVEDAICRIAQKARAAGIHLLLATQRPSVDVITGLIKANIPTRIAFSVSSAVDSRTIIDNNGAEKLLGKGDMLFVENGARQAQRIQGAFVSDEEIERVVEHVKQTAPPEYLFQHEDLLERRESEEEEDELYREAVEFVIEHNSASASLLQRRFKIGYNRAARLIDHMEMRGVISEQKGSKPRDVLVSLAQLQAE, from the coding sequence ATGTGGGAGCGTCTTAAGCAAGCTCTAAGCAACTTTTTTATGACCGAAGTAGTAGTGGAAGAAGAACCAGAGCTGAAAACACGGAACGCTTCTGAACAGAAGGTACAGAAACAATATCAGACTAATCAGCAGCCACAAGCAAAAATGGCATATACATATCCGAAGGAACGTGCTTTTCGGTTTCCGATGATTCCGGATGAATCATCCGGCGGCACCAAACCGCAAGCTTCGGATGTGCGGCCGGTGCGCCGCAATGAACAGCCGCAGCCACCGCGTCAGCGTCGGGAAAATCAGCAGACAAGATCTAATCAGCAGCCAGTGAAGCCGAAATCCTCGGAAGGGACGACAGCTTCGTACCGTCCGCGTGAGCCGCAAAGACCGAGACCGGAACCCAAGGAAGACAAGAAGCCTTTCCAGCCTTCAGAGGTACCGTCCCCTGTTTACGGTTTCCGCAAGCGAAAAGAGGAAGCAGCGAATATTGTCACCTTGGGGTCGATGCAGGAGCGGGCAGATTGGAAGAAGATTGCTGCCACCTCCTCTGAAAGCACCGCCGTCAAAGGGCATTCGGGGGATCGAACTGAAGATGCCGTGATGAAGGCAGCGATACAGCAGCAGGAAGCGGATTCCGCTGCCGCGCAGGAATCGGAGACCAGTCATTCCGAGCCGGCTGGTGAAATGGCTGCAGCAGCTAGAGCCGGTCATACAGAACCGGCAGAAATGCTGGACAGAGCGGAACAGCTGGAAGAAGCTGTGGATGCAATCGAGGAAACAGTGCCTGGGCACGAAGACAAGCACCACCCCCTTGCTGATGGACAAGACAAAATGACCACAGCTTCTTCTGAATCGGAAGCACTCCCTGGGATGCCATCTGCGGAAGAATCACATGACGTGCTGCAGGAGACAGCATCTGAGCATGAATCGGACGAAGAAGAACAAGTCCAAATAACCGCAGCGGCATCACCTGAATCAGAAGCAGCAGCTGCAGAGGCCCCTTCACTTGATATCGAGCGGGAAGATGGTCCGGAACAATCCAATGTTCAAAATGATGGGCCTGTCGCGGAGCAAGCAGTGATAGAAGGGCAGTCAGCTGGATACGCAGCGGAAGAAGCAAATGAAAATCCAGTTGATGCCCCGAACCGTGAATCGGCTGATGGAGTCCGGAAACCGGTTCCGTTCAATGTGTTCATGACACCGCGTGATAAACGGAAGAACTTGGAGAAAGTCAAACAGCCGGCACCTAAAATCATGGAGGAAACTGCCGAACAAGTGAACGAAGAACAGGCTGAGCCTAGTTTCACCAGTCCGCCGATGCATCTTCTCAATGATCCAGTGGAACAAACCATCGAGAATGATGCTTGGGTCGACCAGCAGATCCATCTCTTGGAGACTACCTTGGAGCATTTCAATGTGAATGCGCATGTAGTCAATGCAATGCAGGGTCCGTCTGTCACTCGTTTTGAGGTCCAGCCTGATATGGGTGTGAAGGTCAGCAAAATCAAGAGCCTGACGGATGATATCAAGCTGAATATGGCCGCCAAGGATATTCGGATGGAAGCGCCGATTCCTGGGAAAAATGCAATTGGAATCGAAGTGCCGAACGCTGTATCCAAGCAGGTGGGCTTGCAAGAAATCCTGGAAACGAAAGACTTCCAAGAAAACAGTTCACCGCTTTCGGTAGCGCTGGGATTGAATATCTCCGGTAAGCCGATCGTCACGGACCTGCAGAAAATGCCGCATGGATTGATTGCGGGTGCTACAGGATCCGGTAAAAGCGTGTGTATCAATACCATCCTGCTCAGCTTGCTTTATAAGGCGAATCACAAACAGGTGAAATTCCTGCTGATCGATCCCAAAATGGTGGAATTGGCTCCTTATAATGACCTGCCTCATCTTGTATCACCGGTCATCACCGACACGAAAGCAGCCACGGCAGCGTTGAAGTGGGCAGTCAATGAAATGGAAGAACGTTACATGAAGTTCGTCGGCGAGGGAGTCCGGGATATCGGACGATATAACGAGAAGCTGACAAAGCAGGGCCGTTATGCGGATAGGCTTCCATATTTGGTCATCGTCATCGATGAGCTTGCAGATCTTATGATGGTATCTCCGCAGGATGTCGAGGATGCGATATGCCGGATTGCTCAAAAAGCACGCGCTGCCGGGATACATCTGCTATTGGCGACGCAGCGGCCATCCGTCGATGTCATTACTGGTTTGATCAAAGCGAATATCCCGACACGGATTGCATTCAGTGTATCCTCTGCCGTCGATTCCCGGACGATCATCGACAATAATGGAGCAGAGAAACTGCTTGGAAAAGGCGATATGCTCTTCGTCGAGAATGGCGCTCGGCAAGCCCAGCGTATCCAGGGTGCTTTTGTTTCGGATGAAGAGATTGAGCGGGTTGTGGAGCATGTGAAACAGACAGCGCCGCCGGAGTACCTTTTCCAGCATGAGGACCTGCTTGAACGGCGCGAATCCGAGGAGGAAGAGGACGAGCTGTATCGGGAAGCTGTGGAATTTGTCATCGAGCACAACAGTGCAAGTGCAAGCCTGCTGCAGCGCCGGTTTAAAATCGGCTATAACCGTGCTGCGCGTTTGATTGATCATATGGAAATGAGGGGAGTCATTTCCGAACAAAAAGGCAGCAAGCCGCGTGATGTACTCGTCTCGCTGGCCCAGCTCCAAGCGGAATGA
- the ytpR gene encoding YtpR family tRNA-binding protein translates to MQAFYNKQGIGDVLLIALKQGDRHSIKEERFGDVVRISDKDGLVGYNVFQASEYLKITTAGRVQADEGFAGRIREIFQQNKLDDAFEVDLTPKFVVGYVKQKEKHSNADKLSVCQVDLGDETVQIVCGAPNVDAGQKVVVAKVGAIMPSGLEIKAGNLRGEDSFGMICSQKELGLPNAPEEKGIYVLDDSYEVGQVFEF, encoded by the coding sequence ATGCAAGCTTTTTATAACAAACAAGGAATCGGTGACGTATTGCTGATCGCCCTTAAGCAAGGAGATCGTCATTCCATTAAAGAAGAAAGATTCGGTGATGTTGTCCGGATTTCCGATAAGGATGGCCTGGTTGGCTATAATGTATTCCAGGCTTCGGAATACTTGAAAATCACGACGGCCGGCAGGGTGCAGGCCGATGAAGGATTCGCCGGCAGGATTCGTGAAATCTTCCAGCAAAATAAATTGGACGATGCATTCGAGGTGGATTTGACTCCTAAGTTCGTCGTAGGCTATGTCAAACAGAAGGAAAAGCACAGCAATGCCGATAAGCTGAGTGTCTGCCAAGTGGATCTTGGTGATGAGACCGTTCAGATTGTATGTGGCGCACCGAATGTCGATGCAGGACAGAAAGTGGTCGTGGCCAAAGTCGGAGCCATCATGCCGAGCGGCTTGGAAATCAAAGCCGGCAACTTGCGCGGTGAGGATAGCTTCGGTATGATTTGCTCCCAGAAAGAACTGGGTCTGCCAAACGCACCGGAAGAAAAAGGGATATATGTACTGGACGATTCCTACGAAGTCGGCCAAGTTTTCGAGTTTTAA
- the murC gene encoding UDP-N-acetylmuramate--L-alanine ligase: MTTYHFIGIKGSGMSALAQILHDAGEKVQGSDVEKVFFTDQALKDKNIPILPFTKDNIKTGLTIIAGNAFPDDHEEIVEAKRLGLPFYRYHDFLAAYADKFRSIAVTGAHGKTSTTGLLAHTLHQSHPISYLIGDGTGSGQPESDYFVFEACEYRRHFLAYKPDYAVMLNIDFDHPDYFQNIEDVFQAFQQLANQVKRGIIACGDDAYLRDLQANVPIHYYGFDESNTYQAKNVHEEPNGTVFDVFVEGSFYHTFTIPGYGNHQVLNALAVVAVCHQEGMTPEQMEEMYGFTGVKRRFSEKQAGSQVLVDDYAHHPKEIEVTIESARKKYPDKQVVAVFQPHTFSRTKAFLQEFADSLKLADAVYLCDIFGSAREAKGSLTIQDLQELIPGCEVLQLDEVHVLKQYDDSILLFMGAGDIQKFQARYEESLQAVQ, translated from the coding sequence ATGACAACTTACCATTTCATTGGTATCAAAGGATCTGGTATGAGTGCATTGGCTCAGATCCTGCATGATGCAGGTGAGAAAGTCCAAGGCTCGGATGTGGAGAAGGTATTCTTTACAGATCAGGCCCTAAAAGATAAAAACATTCCCATACTGCCATTTACAAAAGATAATATCAAAACCGGACTGACAATCATTGCAGGGAATGCGTTCCCTGATGATCATGAGGAAATCGTCGAAGCGAAAAGGCTCGGCCTTCCATTCTACCGCTATCATGATTTTTTGGCGGCTTATGCGGATAAATTCCGCAGCATTGCTGTAACGGGTGCACATGGCAAGACATCGACGACTGGTCTTTTGGCGCATACGCTGCACCAATCCCATCCGATTTCCTACTTGATCGGGGATGGAACCGGAAGCGGTCAGCCGGAGAGCGACTATTTCGTCTTTGAAGCCTGCGAATATCGCAGGCATTTCCTCGCATATAAACCGGATTATGCTGTCATGCTGAATATCGACTTCGATCATCCGGATTATTTCCAGAATATCGAGGATGTATTCCAAGCATTCCAGCAATTGGCCAATCAGGTCAAACGCGGGATCATTGCTTGCGGGGATGACGCTTATCTGCGTGACTTGCAAGCAAATGTACCAATCCATTATTATGGATTTGATGAAAGTAACACATATCAGGCGAAGAATGTACACGAAGAGCCGAATGGAACGGTATTCGACGTATTTGTGGAAGGCAGTTTCTATCATACATTCACCATTCCGGGCTATGGAAACCATCAAGTGCTTAATGCCTTGGCAGTCGTTGCCGTATGTCATCAGGAAGGAATGACTCCGGAGCAGATGGAGGAAATGTATGGTTTCACTGGTGTGAAACGCCGCTTTTCCGAAAAGCAAGCCGGCAGTCAAGTATTGGTGGATGACTATGCTCATCATCCGAAAGAAATCGAAGTGACAATCGAATCAGCTCGGAAGAAATATCCTGACAAACAGGTTGTAGCTGTCTTCCAGCCGCATACTTTCTCAAGGACGAAGGCCTTCCTCCAAGAGTTTGCCGACAGTTTGAAGCTGGCAGATGCAGTTTATCTCTGTGATATCTTCGGCTCTGCCCGTGAAGCGAAAGGGAGCCTTACAATACAGGATCTCCAGGAGCTCATACCTGGCTGTGAAGTGCTGCAGCTTGATGAGGTGCATGTGCTTAAGCAATATGACGACAGCATCCTGTTATTCATGGGGGCTGGGGATATCCAAAAATTCCAGGCGCGCTATGAAGAGTCATTGCAAGCTGTCCAATAA
- a CDS encoding YtxH domain-containing protein codes for MSTKKTNGRDFLIGSIIGSVVGAVTALVLAPKSGKELRSDISEQASSLKGRAGEMKTQYSEKGAQWKDVVTEKSRAVAEKVKESSQTVQDKVKNITSKDQADDTASNNKEAEDAAEEVARAIEEAARELEMEQQKSAIERNKDL; via the coding sequence ATGTCAACGAAAAAGACGAACGGTAGAGACTTTCTGATTGGTTCGATCATCGGAAGCGTAGTCGGGGCGGTTACTGCTCTTGTTCTTGCTCCTAAATCCGGTAAAGAACTGCGCAGTGATATTTCTGAACAGGCTAGTTCCCTCAAAGGGCGCGCCGGCGAAATGAAAACACAGTACAGTGAAAAAGGTGCACAATGGAAAGATGTTGTCACTGAAAAATCCCGTGCAGTAGCTGAGAAGGTGAAAGAATCTTCCCAGACTGTCCAGGATAAAGTCAAGAACATTACTTCCAAAGATCAAGCGGATGATACGGCTTCCAACAATAAGGAAGCGGAAGATGCTGCGGAGGAAGTAGCTCGTGCAATCGAGGAAGCTGCAAGGGAATTGGAAATGGAGCAGCAGAAGTCCGCGATTGAACGAAATAAGGATCTTTAA
- a CDS encoding bifunctional 3-deoxy-7-phosphoheptulonate synthase/chorismate mutase produces MNMDELASLRKKLDEVNLELLALINKRGKLVQEIGEVKKKQGTKRFDPVRERDMLNVISDNNEGPFQDATLQHIFKEIFKASLELQEDDMHKALLVSRRRKPENTVIDIKGTKIGDGVPQFIFGPCSVESYQQTATVAESLQDKGLKLLRGGAFKPRTSPYDFQGLGEEGLRILKKIADTYDLAVISEIVAPEDIEKAAEYLDVIQIGARNMQNFELLKAAGDVKKPILLKRGMASTISEFIHAAEYISSRGNNDIILCERGIRTYETATRNTLDITAVPILKQETHLPVMVDVTHSTGRRDLLLPAAKAALAIGADGIMAEVHPDPAVALSDAAQQMDLARFDAFYRDLIAHSSYASRIPLED; encoded by the coding sequence ATGAATATGGATGAATTAGCGAGTTTGCGAAAAAAATTGGATGAAGTGAACCTTGAGCTGCTTGCCCTGATAAATAAACGGGGCAAGCTGGTCCAGGAAATCGGGGAAGTCAAGAAAAAACAAGGCACGAAGCGATTCGACCCGGTCCGTGAAAGAGATATGCTGAATGTCATATCGGATAACAATGAAGGACCATTCCAGGATGCCACACTTCAGCATATTTTCAAGGAAATCTTCAAGGCCAGCCTGGAGCTGCAGGAAGACGATATGCATAAAGCATTGCTTGTCTCACGACGCCGCAAGCCTGAAAATACGGTTATCGACATCAAAGGCACAAAAATCGGCGATGGAGTGCCGCAGTTCATTTTTGGACCATGCTCTGTGGAGAGCTATCAGCAGACAGCCACAGTAGCCGAATCCCTTCAGGATAAAGGCCTCAAGCTCCTTCGCGGCGGAGCTTTCAAGCCGCGGACATCCCCTTATGATTTCCAGGGGCTGGGTGAAGAGGGACTTAGGATCCTGAAGAAAATCGCCGATACGTATGATTTGGCCGTCATCAGTGAAATCGTGGCGCCCGAGGATATCGAAAAGGCTGCAGAATATTTGGATGTGATTCAGATAGGGGCCCGTAATATGCAAAATTTCGAATTGCTCAAAGCAGCCGGGGATGTTAAAAAGCCAATCCTATTGAAACGTGGTATGGCTTCCACCATTTCTGAATTCATCCATGCTGCAGAATATATCAGCTCCCGCGGAAATAACGACATCATTCTTTGTGAACGGGGAATACGCACGTACGAGACTGCAACACGGAATACATTGGATATCACTGCTGTCCCGATTTTGAAACAAGAGACGCATCTGCCGGTTATGGTCGATGTCACACATTCCACTGGCCGTCGGGATTTGCTGCTGCCGGCAGCAAAAGCGGCCCTTGCGATCGGAGCTGATGGTATTATGGCGGAAGTCCATCCGGATCCGGCCGTTGCCTTGTCCGATGCGGCCCAGCAGATGGATTTGGCGCGGTTTGATGCCTTTTATCGGGATCTTATCGCCCATAGCAGTTATGCAAGCCGAATCCCATTGGAGGATTGA